The DNA segment ACTTTAAATGATCACAAATTGACGGTCATTTACCGATACCGTATCGCCTCTATATAACTTTTTCCCTCTTTTAAGCTCGATATTTCCATTCACTCTTACAAGGCCGTCCAGTATCATCTGTTTACCTTTACCGCCAGTTTCTGCTATACCTACATATTTTAAAAATTGATCAAGCGTAATGTATACAGTGCTTATCTTTACTTCTTCCATCATACCAAACCCTTTCGACTAATCATTTAATTTTACAGGCAATACCATGTACAAGTAGTCATCATTTTCTATCGGTGTTATTATCATAGGGTTTATGCTGTTTATCATGCTCATCTTTATTTTTTCAGAATCGATGACTCTAAGTGCTTCTAAAAGGTACCTGGAGTTAAAAGCTATCTCAATAAGGTTGCCTTCAATCTCTATGTTAAGCCTTTCCGACATCTTTCCCTTTTCAGAATTTGATGATATTACAAGTTCTCTTTCGTTAAAAGTAAATTTAATTAAGTTGCTTTTATTTGAAGCCAACAATGACGCTCTATCTATAGCACCTATCAAATCATCTTTATCTACAATGACTACAGACTTAAAATCCTTAGGTATTACCGCCTTATAATTCATATAATTCCCATCTAAAAGTTTCGATATAACCTTTGTACCATCAAATTCGAACAAAATCTGATTTCCTGTAAAAGATATAGATACATCATCATCGCTATCTTCCATTACTCTTAAAA comes from the Thermoanaerobacterium aotearoense genome and includes:
- a CDS encoding RNA-binding S4 domain-containing protein, which codes for MMEEVKISTVYITLDQFLKYVGIAETGGKGKQMILDGLVRVNGNIELKRGKKLYRGDTVSVNDRQFVII